In a genomic window of Zingiber officinale cultivar Zhangliang chromosome 9B, Zo_v1.1, whole genome shotgun sequence:
- the LOC122024411 gene encoding 3'-N-debenzoyl-2'-deoxytaxol N-benzoyltransferase-like isoform X1: MKMNIEILSTAIVYPSSPSFQPLPLPLSHLDTDRILHLPFRTLRLYAHDAADSFASALPAALALYFPLALPLRHRPSDSRLQVDDAPLAGVSLTRAASPLTLSDLRAAQPGALLLDQFAPDPTAGEALARPLSIQLTALACGGLAVGMCVHHALCDGAGATQFLSTVAGLARGAGPPTVSPVWARAELLGPRTPPRMEAPLLREVLGFDDNVTIDGIYDREAKTGSLVRECFPVSEEHLNRFRNQLAEEASMSFTSFEALSAYIWRARIKASGIRSDAVVKLVYSMNIVKLLDPALPRGYWGNVCVPVYVHLAAGELIEQPVWKTAKLIKESKNGVSDEYVRSYVDFQDLHYADGITAGDRVSAFTDWRHLVHRDADFGLGGPVSVMPLTWRLLGSSEPCFFLPGDMGNETEKNAFKVVVSLPEKTMQGLKQSMKVFAS; this comes from the exons ATGAAGATGAACATCGAGATCTTGAGCACCGCCATCGTCTACCCATCTTCACCATCCTTCCAGCCGCTTCCCCTCCCCCTTTCCCACCTCGACACCGACCGCATCCTCCACCTCCCCTTCCGCACCCTCCGCCTCTACGCCCACGACGCCGCCGACAGCTTCGCCTCCGCCCTCCCCGCCGCTCTCGCTCTTTATTTTCCACTAGCCCTCCCCCTGCGCCACCGCCCCTCCGACTCCCGACTCCAAGTCGACGATGCCCCTCTCGCCGGCGTGTCCCTCACCCGCGCCGCCTCCCCTCTCACCCTCTCCGACCTCCGTGCCGCCCAACCGGGCGCACTCCTGCTCGACCAGTTCGCCCCTGATCCGACCGCCGGCGAGGCTCTCGCCCGTCCGCTCTCCATCCAGCTGACGGCGCTCGCCTGCGGGGGTCTCGCCGTCGGTATGTGCGTCCACCACGCCCTCTGCGACGGTGCCGGCGCCACCCAGTTCCTTAGCACCGTCGCGGGGTTGGCCCGGGGAGCGGGACCTCCAACCGTGTCACCGGTGTGGGCCCGGGCGGAACTGCTCGGACCGAGGACCCCGCCCCGGATGGAGGCTCCTCTGCTTCGCGAAGTCTTGGGGTTTGACGACAACGTGACCATCGACGGGATCTACGACAGGGAGGCGAAAACAGGGTCTTTGGTGAGGGAGTGCTTTCCTGTGAGCGAAGAGCACTTGAACCGCTTCAGAAATCAGCTCGCCGAGGAGGCTTCCATGAGCTTTACCTCATTCGAGGCCTTGAGCGCTTACATATGGCGTGCCAG AATCAAAGCAAGTGGAATTCGTAGTGATGCAGTGGTAAAGCTTGTGTACTCCATGAACATAGTGAAACTCCTCGATCCTGCGCTTCCTCGAGGCTACTGGGGCAATGTCTGCGTCCCGGTGTACGTCCACCTCGCTGCCGGCGAACTAATCGAGCAACCAGTGTGGAAGACGGCAAAACTAATCAAGGAGAGCAAGAACGGCGTCAGCGACGAGTACGTGAGGTCCTACGTTGACTTTCAGGACCTTCATTACGCCGACGGGATCACCGCCGGAGATCGCGTGAGTGCCTTCACCGATTGGAGGCACTTAGTCCACCGCGACGCCGACTTCGGCCTGGGCGGGCCGGTGAGCGTGATGCCGCTCACCTGGAGGTTGCTCGGCAGCTCGGAGCC
- the LOC122024411 gene encoding 3'-N-debenzoyl-2'-deoxytaxol N-benzoyltransferase-like isoform X2 yields MKMNIEILSTAIVYPSSPSFQPLPLPLSHLDTDRILHLPFRTLRLYAHDAADSFASALPAALALYFPLALPLRHRPSDSRLQVDDAPLAGVSLTRAASPLTLSDLRAAQPGALLLDQFAPDPTAGEALARPLSIQLTALACGGLAVGMCVHHALCDGAGATQFLSTVAGLARGAGPPTVSPVWARAELLGPRTPPRMEAPLLREVLGFDDNVTIDGIYDREAKTGSLVRECFPVSEEHLNRFRNQLAEEASMSFTSFEALSAYIWRASDAVVKLVYSMNIVKLLDPALPRGYWGNVCVPVYVHLAAGELIEQPVWKTAKLIKESKNGVSDEYVRSYVDFQDLHYADGITAGDRVSAFTDWRHLVHRDADFGLGGPVSVMPLTWRLLGSSEPCFFLPGDMGNETEKNAFKVVVSLPEKTMQGLKQSMKVFAS; encoded by the exons ATGAAGATGAACATCGAGATCTTGAGCACCGCCATCGTCTACCCATCTTCACCATCCTTCCAGCCGCTTCCCCTCCCCCTTTCCCACCTCGACACCGACCGCATCCTCCACCTCCCCTTCCGCACCCTCCGCCTCTACGCCCACGACGCCGCCGACAGCTTCGCCTCCGCCCTCCCCGCCGCTCTCGCTCTTTATTTTCCACTAGCCCTCCCCCTGCGCCACCGCCCCTCCGACTCCCGACTCCAAGTCGACGATGCCCCTCTCGCCGGCGTGTCCCTCACCCGCGCCGCCTCCCCTCTCACCCTCTCCGACCTCCGTGCCGCCCAACCGGGCGCACTCCTGCTCGACCAGTTCGCCCCTGATCCGACCGCCGGCGAGGCTCTCGCCCGTCCGCTCTCCATCCAGCTGACGGCGCTCGCCTGCGGGGGTCTCGCCGTCGGTATGTGCGTCCACCACGCCCTCTGCGACGGTGCCGGCGCCACCCAGTTCCTTAGCACCGTCGCGGGGTTGGCCCGGGGAGCGGGACCTCCAACCGTGTCACCGGTGTGGGCCCGGGCGGAACTGCTCGGACCGAGGACCCCGCCCCGGATGGAGGCTCCTCTGCTTCGCGAAGTCTTGGGGTTTGACGACAACGTGACCATCGACGGGATCTACGACAGGGAGGCGAAAACAGGGTCTTTGGTGAGGGAGTGCTTTCCTGTGAGCGAAGAGCACTTGAACCGCTTCAGAAATCAGCTCGCCGAGGAGGCTTCCATGAGCTTTACCTCATTCGAGGCCTTGAGCGCTTACATATGGCGTGCCAG TGATGCAGTGGTAAAGCTTGTGTACTCCATGAACATAGTGAAACTCCTCGATCCTGCGCTTCCTCGAGGCTACTGGGGCAATGTCTGCGTCCCGGTGTACGTCCACCTCGCTGCCGGCGAACTAATCGAGCAACCAGTGTGGAAGACGGCAAAACTAATCAAGGAGAGCAAGAACGGCGTCAGCGACGAGTACGTGAGGTCCTACGTTGACTTTCAGGACCTTCATTACGCCGACGGGATCACCGCCGGAGATCGCGTGAGTGCCTTCACCGATTGGAGGCACTTAGTCCACCGCGACGCCGACTTCGGCCTGGGCGGGCCGGTGAGCGTGATGCCGCTCACCTGGAGGTTGCTCGGCAGCTCGGAGCC
- the LOC122024412 gene encoding uncharacterized protein HI_0077-like, with protein sequence MPQVVLRLRPRCFAARNLFFVRALSFGTVAPAPSQVRPWPGLRSWRDAPPNESRSWGSHGPSPSPPHDPIAMPASSLSECAATVLSTADPLTKSRLSHLAYSRWCRREIPVGSAVPPARPARPEKPLLVPPKEIPSHKSAGLPLNAYMLHNLAHVELNAIDLAWDTVVRFSPLREELGDEFFADFARVADDESRHFSWCSQRLNELGFSYGDMPAHNFLWRECEKSSEDVAARLAVIPLVQEARGLDAGPRLVQKLVGFGDLRTSYIVTKIAEEEMAHVAVGLYWFLHVCKKMDRTPCATFKDLLEEYGVELKGPFNYTARDKVGIPRDWYDGAEKQEGRAKLSEVHDRLASIIALERNNSEMNC encoded by the exons ATGCCGCAGGTGGTGCTCCGCCTGCGTCCTCGCTGCTTCGCCGCTCGCAACCTCTTCTTCGTCCGCGCCCTCAGCTTCGGCACCGTCGCCCCCGCCCCTTCGCAGGTGCGACCGTGGCCCGGCCTCCGTTCCTGGCGCGACGCTCCGCCCAATGAGAGCCGCTCCTGGGGAAGCCACGGCCCGTCGCCTTCCCCTCCACACGATCCCATCGCCATGCCGGCGTCCTCTCTCTCCGAGTGCGCCGCCACGGTCCTCTCCACTGCCGATCCCCTCACCAAGTCCCGCCTCTCCCATCTCGCGTACTCTCGTTGGTGCCGCCGCGAGATTCCCGTCGGTTCCGCCGTCCCCCCTGCCCGCCCTGCCCGGCCAGAGAAGCCCCTTCTG GTGCCGCCCAAGGAGATTCCTTCACACAAGAGTGCAGGATTGCCTCTCAACGCCTACATGCTTCACAATTTAGCCCACGTCGAACTTAACGCCATCGACCTGGCGTGGGATACTGTGGTTCGCTTCTCGCCGTTGAGGGAGGAGCTTGGTGATGAATTTTTTGCTGACTTTGCTCGCGTTGCCGATGATGAAAGCCGGCATTTCTCCTGGTGCTCTCAGAGGCTCAATGAGCTCGGCTTCAG CTATGGGGATATGCCGGCTCACAATTTCTTATGGAGGGAGTGTGAGAAATCCTCTGAAGATGTTGCTGCTCGCTTGGCAGTGATCCCTTTAGTTCAG GAAGCCAGAGGTCTTGATGCAGGACCAAGACTTGTCCAAAAGTTGGTAGGTTTTGGTGATTTAAGAACATCATACATAGTCACTAAGATCGCTGAGGAAGAAATGGCACATGTTGCGGTTGGACTCTACTGGTTCCTCCATGTTTGCAAAAAGATGGACAGAACTCCATGTGCTACTTTCAAGG ACCTGCTGGAGGAGTACGGCGTGGAGCTGAAAGGTCCCTTCAACTACACAGCTCGCGACAAAGTTGGGATTCCTCGCGACTG GTATGATGGTGCAGAAAAGCAAGAAGGAAGGGCTAAACTCTCAGAG GTCCATGATAGGCTGGCTTCCATCATAGCTCTGGAGAGGAACAA